A genomic region of Arachis hypogaea cultivar Tifrunner chromosome 5, arahy.Tifrunner.gnm2.J5K5, whole genome shotgun sequence contains the following coding sequences:
- the LOC112801161 gene encoding uncharacterized protein, giving the protein MRREREPSQGCCHTAWLGSPWWKVVATSVATRKGNCAAVPGHRKNPTAVAGNTADKGFGFGFHSFKILEALSSLYVGSRHHCRSPVAAAAWGGCRATAEPVRRPPLFQFSRSSFGSLLYVAIRVVETVAKVAWNRGFGCRDFDCGFRVEAERTL; this is encoded by the exons ATGAGACGCGAGAGGGAGCCGTCACAGGGTTGCTGTCACACCGCGTGGCTGGGCTCGCCGTGGTGGAAGGTTGTCGCCACGAGTGTCGCTACTAGAAAAGGAAACTGCGCCGCCGTGCCTGGCCACCGGAAAAACCCTACAGCCGTCGCCGGAAACACTGCCGATAAGGGTTTTGGATTTGGTTTTCATTCGTTTAAGATTCTGGAAGCTTTATCGTCTCTGTATGTGGGTTCCAGGCACCATTGCCGGAGTCCGGTCGCCGCTGCCGCTTGGGGTGGCTGCCGGGCTACCGCCGAACCGGTTCGAAGACCGCCGCTGTTTCAGTTCAGCCGTTCctccttcggttcg ttgttgtatgttgcgattagagttgttgagactgttgcgaaagtggcttggaaccGAGGCTTTGGCTGCCGGGATTTTGATTGTGGTTTTCGGgtcgaggcggaaaggactttgtga